The following proteins are encoded in a genomic region of Deltaproteobacteria bacterium:
- a CDS encoding acyl-CoA carboxylase subunit beta, whose protein sequence is MSTLKELSEGQREKKEKILKMGGAEEVARQHKAGKLTARERVELLFDKGTFVETGILAHHQSTHPDMQGRYTPADGCITGYGKIQDRLSACAAYDFTVMAGSIGYVQERKVDRLREIALRQRIPMIWLLDSAGARIQELAGSQFAESGKLFYDQVKMSGVVPQIAAMMGPCAAGTAYIPALADFVPMVKGTSSMALAGPPLVKAVIGEEISMEDLGGSKIHCELSGVGDLEVANDQECIQVIKEYLGYFPQNCGEKPARPLGGGPGSEFEETPDEHVSESILSVLPDSSKKPYDMHEIVKRIVDHGRFLEIKPSFARNIIVGFGRFCGHGMGIVANQPAVLGGALDVDAADKAARFINLCDAFNIPLLFLQDVPGFMVGSKVERQGIIRHGAKMLYAVSRASVPKLTVVIRKGYGAGYYVMCGKGYEPDGIVAWPTAEISLMGAEGAVNIIFRKQIEESKDPEKARRELVERYQNEISLEKAAAGAYIDDIIDPRDTKKWIVKTLELAEHKKVYWPDRKHGVAPV, encoded by the coding sequence ATGTCTACACTCAAAGAATTATCAGAAGGACAGAGAGAGAAAAAAGAGAAAATCCTCAAGATGGGTGGGGCCGAGGAGGTGGCTCGTCAGCACAAGGCTGGTAAACTGACGGCGCGCGAAAGGGTTGAACTCCTTTTTGACAAAGGGACGTTTGTTGAAACGGGGATCCTGGCCCATCATCAATCAACCCATCCCGATATGCAGGGACGTTACACGCCGGCGGATGGTTGTATTACCGGTTACGGCAAGATTCAGGACCGCCTGTCCGCCTGTGCCGCCTATGATTTTACGGTGATGGCCGGTTCCATCGGTTACGTTCAGGAACGAAAGGTGGACCGTTTAAGGGAAATCGCCCTGCGCCAGAGGATCCCGATGATCTGGCTCCTCGATTCAGCGGGAGCCAGAATCCAGGAACTGGCCGGTTCGCAGTTTGCGGAGAGCGGCAAACTTTTCTATGATCAGGTCAAGATGAGTGGCGTTGTTCCACAAATCGCGGCGATGATGGGTCCCTGCGCCGCCGGGACAGCCTACATTCCAGCTCTGGCCGACTTTGTCCCGATGGTCAAGGGGACCAGTTCAATGGCGCTGGCCGGGCCGCCGCTGGTCAAGGCGGTGATCGGGGAAGAAATTTCAATGGAGGATCTGGGGGGCTCCAAGATCCATTGTGAGCTCAGCGGTGTCGGTGATCTTGAAGTCGCCAATGATCAAGAATGTATTCAGGTGATCAAGGAGTATTTGGGCTATTTCCCACAAAATTGCGGTGAAAAACCGGCAAGACCTCTTGGCGGCGGCCCGGGATCAGAATTTGAAGAGACGCCGGATGAGCATGTCAGTGAGTCGATCCTTTCAGTCCTCCCCGACAGTTCCAAAAAACCGTACGACATGCACGAGATCGTCAAAAGGATTGTCGATCACGGCCGGTTTTTGGAGATCAAGCCTTCCTTTGCCAGGAATATCATTGTGGGGTTCGGTCGTTTCTGTGGTCATGGGATGGGGATTGTGGCGAATCAGCCGGCTGTTTTAGGGGGTGCCCTGGATGTCGATGCGGCAGACAAGGCGGCCCGCTTCATCAATCTCTGCGATGCCTTCAACATCCCACTCCTCTTTTTGCAGGATGTCCCCGGTTTTATGGTCGGCTCAAAGGTAGAGAGGCAGGGGATCATCCGTCACGGGGCGAAGATGCTCTACGCCGTCTCCCGGGCCTCGGTTCCCAAACTGACCGTGGTGATTCGCAAGGGGTACGGGGCCGGCTATTATGTGATGTGCGGGAAGGGGTATGAACCGGACGGGATTGTCGCCTGGCCGACGGCGGAAATTTCTCTGATGGGGGCGGAAGGGGCTGTGAACATTATTTTCAGGAAACAGATTGAAGAGTCAAAAGATCCCGAAAAGGCCCGTCGTGAACTGGTCGAGCGGTACCAAAACGAGATCAGCCTGGAAAAGGCGGCCGCTGGGGCCTATATTGATGACATTATTGACCCTCGCGACACTAAAAAATGGATCGTCAAAACCCTGGAGCTGGCGGAGCATAAAAAGGTTTACTGGCCGGATAGAAAGCATGGCGTCGCCCCCGTATGA
- a CDS encoding 3-keto-5-aminohexanoate cleavage protein, giving the protein MNDKVIITCALTGVLAKKEQCPAIPYSPVEIAEEAKRAYEAGATVVHIHARTPEGAACWDPDVFGEIKREIRARCPLLLNFSSGGIGLPIEERTRHIGTHRPEIAALNMGSMNYAIYSRKTKEFYHDHVFANPFKDIRYCLEEINKAGALPELECFDCGHVGNAEPFIDLGLLKKPVHFSLILGVLGGISTRSGNLACMAANLPVGSHWEVIGIGRDQWRLVREALELGGEVRVGLEDNLYLPNGEMAGSNGELVAAAASLVREAGKEVATLTEAKEILHNQ; this is encoded by the coding sequence ATGAACGACAAGGTGATCATCACCTGTGCGTTGACCGGTGTCCTGGCCAAAAAAGAACAATGCCCCGCAATTCCCTACTCCCCTGTTGAGATTGCCGAGGAGGCAAAGCGGGCTTATGAGGCGGGGGCGACGGTGGTGCATATTCATGCCCGGACCCCTGAAGGCGCCGCCTGTTGGGACCCCGATGTTTTTGGCGAAATTAAGCGCGAGATTCGTGCCCGTTGCCCACTCCTCTTGAATTTTTCCAGCGGTGGGATCGGGTTGCCTATTGAAGAGAGGACCCGGCATATTGGGACCCACCGTCCGGAGATAGCGGCCCTCAACATGGGTTCGATGAACTATGCCATTTACAGCCGGAAGACCAAAGAGTTTTACCACGATCATGTCTTTGCCAATCCGTTCAAGGACATCCGGTACTGTCTGGAGGAGATCAACAAGGCGGGGGCCTTGCCGGAACTGGAGTGTTTTGACTGTGGCCACGTGGGAAATGCCGAACCGTTCATCGATCTGGGCCTCTTGAAGAAGCCGGTCCATTTTTCACTCATCCTCGGGGTGTTGGGAGGGATCTCGACCCGTTCCGGGAATCTCGCCTGCATGGCAGCGAACCTGCCCGTTGGTTCTCACTGGGAGGTGATCGGGATCGGCCGGGACCAGTGGCGGCTGGTCCGTGAGGCGCTGGAATTGGGAGGAGAGGTTCGGGTCGGGCTGGAGGACAACCTCTATCTTCCGAATGGGGAAATGGCCGGCTCCAACGGGGAACTGGTGGCGGCTGCCGCATCTTTGGTTCGTGAGGCCGGGAAAGAGGTCGCTACCTTGACCGAGGCGAAGGAAATCCTTCATAATCAATAA